The sequence TGCGCCCTCATCCACCACCTCCTCACCGGCGCGGAAAGCCCGGTCAAGGTCGATGTCGAGGGCGGCGACACCCTATCCATCGGATTCAGGAAAACCGGCGACACCACCTTTTGCGACGTCACCCTCACCGGCCCGGCGGACTTCGTCTTCGAGGGCGAGATCGAGATCTGAGCCGGGGCAAATCTCGCCCCATCCGATCCCTTCCCGGAAAAAAATGGACTAAGTGGGCCGTCGCAGCGCTCCCATATGCAATCATGAACCCAATCCCACATCTAGGAAGAATCTCCCTGTGCCTCCTCGCCGCCACGCTGGCGGGATGCAGCGAGCCTGCGGAAGAGCGAACCAAGGAACAGGCCGGACAGCAGCGGAACCTGAAAAAGGAACTCACCGCCCTGCAATATAAGGTCACCATGGAGAACGGCACCGAGCCGCCCTTCAACAACGAATACTGGAACAACCACAAGTCCGGCATCTACGTCTGCATCGTCAGCGGCGAGCCGCTTTTCAGCTCGAAGGACAAGTTCGAGTCGGGCACCGGCTGGCCCAGCTTCACGAAACCCATCTCTGAGGGCGTGGTGAAGGTCGGCACCGACACCTCGCATGGCATGACCCGCGACGAGGTTCGCTCCGTCAAGGCGAACACCCACCTCGGCCACGTCTTCGACGATGGCCCGGAGCCGACCGGGAAACGCTATTGCATGAACTCCGCAGCGATGAAGTTCATCCCGGCCGAAAAACTCGAGGAGGCCGGTCACGGGAAATTCCTCAAGGATTTCGAGAAAGAATGAGCGGCCATGCCATCGCGCGGACGCCACCAATCCACCTCGAAAGAGTGCAAGGAAACGATACGCAGGATTGAGGCGATTGATGGCGTCATCGCCCTCATCATAGGCCGTTCCTATGGCGGGAAATCGCTCGGCAAGGGCACCAGCACCGGCTCGGTGCGGGTCCAGCGGAAAATATCCGGGGGCATCAAGGCCGTGACGCAGACGGAGAAGGGCTTGCAGGAGATCTTCATCCGCACGCATGACGGCGCGGAGGACAGGGTGATGGAAACGGTGCGCAGTTGGGAATAGCCGTTCGGACGCCTGCTTCAGGGAAGTTGGGGCGACACTCTGCACCGGGGATATCACCCCATTGCGCAATACAAGGGACCGAAGAATGCCGAAATGTGTCATGATGCAATCCTCGGGCTGAACCAACCCACCCGCCCCCCTGCTCGCCCGCAAGGGCGAATCCCCCGCCGCCCCCCATGAAAGCCGGCGGCGAAACGATCCGAAACGGCAGCGGCTATCTTTCTGCGCCGACCTGATCGGAAAAGCGCCCGACCAGGCCAACCAGAGCTACGCTCGCAGCAGATTCGAGCCTGATGGCCATTCCGGATCTCCGTCCGATGCCATGGCCGGCATGCGGCGCGTGGCGGGCTGCTAGCGCGCGCCGGGCTTGCCTTGGTGCTTGGCGACTGTCGAGTTCGCGGCGCGCTTTACCCGCAAGGCAGAGGATCCGAGCTTCATGCCATTGAGTGCCTCGATGGCTTTCATCGCCTCGTCGAGGTTCGGCATTTCCGCAAAACCGAAGCCCTTGGACTGGCCGGTCTTCGCGTCCTTGACAACCTCGCAGGACTTCACTTTCCCGAACTTGCGGAAGTGGCAGACAATCTCGGGCTGGGTCAGCGAGCGGTCGATGTTGCGGATGAGGATTTGCATGGTCTCGCGGGCATGTTGGCCACGCATCCGCCGGATGACGAGTTTTTCCTGAAATCAAAAACTGGCCATCCGCACACCCATGGTCAAACTCCGCGCATGGACATCTACGACCGCAGCCGCGAAATCGCCCTTGTCGGCAGCACCACCTC comes from Akkermansiaceae bacterium and encodes:
- a CDS encoding RNA-binding protein, translated to MQILIRNIDRSLTQPEIVCHFRKFGKVKSCEVVKDAKTGQSKGFGFAEMPNLDEAMKAIEALNGMKLGSSALRVKRAANSTVAKHQGKPGAR
- the msrB gene encoding peptide-methionine (R)-S-oxide reductase MsrB → MNPIPHLGRISLCLLAATLAGCSEPAEERTKEQAGQQRNLKKELTALQYKVTMENGTEPPFNNEYWNNHKSGIYVCIVSGEPLFSSKDKFESGTGWPSFTKPISEGVVKVGTDTSHGMTRDEVRSVKANTHLGHVFDDGPEPTGKRYCMNSAAMKFIPAEKLEEAGHGKFLKDFEKE